One genomic region from Nocardia vinacea encodes:
- a CDS encoding cupin domain-containing protein, producing MAKAFIVQERDVEAVALPGGGSFQLLEDSENTDGLFGANRLVLQAGADGTRPHHHTKSTEIFHILDGTMEFLVDGERHAVAKGGLVVVPPGTVHAFGASADGPAEFFAVLTPGIVRFEYFRQLGRIARGEADWDSMDELHDRFDVHFDGGPDWR from the coding sequence ATGGCAAAGGCTTTCATCGTTCAGGAGCGCGATGTCGAGGCGGTGGCGCTGCCCGGTGGCGGATCGTTCCAGTTGCTCGAGGACAGCGAGAACACCGATGGGCTGTTCGGAGCGAATCGGCTCGTCCTGCAGGCGGGCGCGGATGGGACCAGACCGCACCATCACACGAAGTCCACGGAAATCTTCCACATCCTGGACGGGACCATGGAATTCCTCGTCGACGGCGAACGGCATGCGGTCGCCAAAGGTGGTCTGGTGGTGGTTCCGCCGGGTACTGTCCATGCCTTCGGGGCGTCCGCGGACGGTCCCGCCGAGTTCTTCGCGGTACTCACACCGGGTATCGTCCGGTTCGAGTACTTCCGGCAGCTCGGTCGTATCGCTCGGGGTGAGGCGGATTGGGACAGCATGGATGAGCTCCACGATCGATTCGACGTCCATTTCGACGGTGGACCGGATTGGCGCTAG
- a CDS encoding ParA family protein, with amino-acid sequence MSAGAQPLTGPRTGPYSAAAAETLWGEGAEPVPDDATLGPTGRPLRVVPDPPPVENHGDALIVAMCNQKGGVGKTTSTINLGAALAEFGRRVLLVDLDPQGALSAGLGVAHHDLDLTVHNLLIGSKVSIDDVLMETRVENLDLLPSNIDLSAAEIQLVNEVGREQTLGRALESVRDRYDYVLIDCQPSLGLLTVNALACSDGVIIPMECEYFSLRGLALLNDTVEKVRDRLNPRLSLYGIVVTMFDARLLHSRQVMARVVEVFGDLVYDTAIARTVRFPDASVAGEPITTWAPKSSGAEAYRAMAREVIHRSGR; translated from the coding sequence ATGAGTGCTGGGGCGCAGCCGCTTACGGGTCCCCGGACGGGTCCGTACTCGGCGGCCGCGGCGGAAACGCTGTGGGGCGAAGGCGCCGAACCCGTCCCCGACGATGCGACGCTCGGGCCGACCGGACGCCCGCTGCGTGTCGTGCCCGACCCGCCGCCGGTCGAAAACCACGGTGATGCACTGATCGTCGCGATGTGCAATCAGAAGGGTGGCGTCGGCAAGACCACCTCGACCATCAACCTGGGCGCCGCGCTCGCGGAGTTCGGTCGGCGGGTGCTGCTGGTGGATCTGGATCCGCAGGGTGCGCTGTCGGCGGGATTGGGTGTGGCCCACCACGATCTCGATCTGACCGTGCACAACCTGCTCATCGGATCCAAGGTCTCGATCGACGATGTTCTGATGGAGACCCGCGTCGAGAATCTGGATCTGCTGCCGAGCAATATCGATCTGTCGGCCGCGGAAATCCAGCTGGTCAACGAGGTCGGTCGGGAGCAGACGCTGGGCCGCGCACTGGAATCGGTGCGCGATCGCTATGACTACGTCCTCATCGATTGCCAGCCGTCGCTCGGCCTGCTCACGGTGAATGCGCTGGCGTGTTCCGATGGTGTGATCATTCCGATGGAATGCGAGTACTTTTCGCTGCGCGGACTCGCCCTGCTCAACGACACCGTGGAGAAGGTGCGGGACCGCTTGAACCCGCGTCTGAGCCTGTACGGCATCGTTGTCACCATGTTCGATGCGCGGCTACTACATTCGCGTCAGGTCATGGCGCGCGTCGTCGAAGTGTTCGGCGACCTGGTGTACGACACGGCGATCGCGCGCACCGTACGTTTTCCGGACGCCAGCGTCGCGGGTGAACCCATCACCACCTGGGCACCGAAATCCAGTGGAGCCGAAGCATATCGGGCGATGGCGCGGGAAGTCATCCACCGGTCCGGCCGGTGA
- a CDS encoding segregation and condensation protein A — MRLSNFQGPFDLLLNLISSRKLDVTEVALHQVTDEFIAYTKALTANIGQQALRADKILDQTTEFLVVAATLLDLKAARLLPSGEVTDVEDLELLEARDLLFARLLQYRAFKQVAELLGELEAVALRRYPRAVGLEERYADLLPEVRLGVDANQFAAIAATAFRPRPAPRVGLDHLHQHAFSVAEQAALVLEQLKLRGPGGWTTFGELVADCDVPIQIVARFLALLELYRGKTIEFDQPDPLGPLSISWTGDPRDETADTVTIEEDYG, encoded by the coding sequence CTGCGGCTGAGCAACTTCCAGGGGCCGTTCGATCTGCTGCTGAATCTGATCAGTTCGCGCAAGCTCGATGTCACCGAGGTCGCGTTGCATCAGGTGACCGACGAATTCATTGCCTACACAAAGGCTTTGACCGCCAACATCGGGCAGCAGGCGTTGCGTGCGGACAAGATCCTGGATCAGACCACCGAATTCCTCGTCGTCGCGGCGACATTGCTGGACCTCAAGGCGGCGCGACTGCTGCCGTCCGGTGAGGTGACCGACGTCGAGGATCTCGAACTGCTCGAGGCACGCGATCTGCTCTTCGCCCGGCTGCTGCAGTACCGCGCGTTCAAACAGGTTGCCGAACTGCTCGGGGAACTGGAGGCGGTCGCGTTGCGGCGGTACCCGCGCGCGGTCGGGCTGGAGGAGCGCTACGCCGACCTGCTGCCCGAGGTTAGGCTGGGAGTTGACGCAAACCAGTTCGCCGCGATCGCCGCGACGGCCTTCCGGCCTCGGCCGGCGCCGCGGGTTGGACTCGACCACCTGCACCAGCACGCCTTCTCGGTCGCCGAACAGGCCGCGCTCGTGCTCGAACAGCTCAAACTGCGCGGACCGGGCGGCTGGACGACCTTCGGCGAACTGGTCGCCGACTGTGATGTGCCGATCCAGATCGTCGCCCGCTTCCTGGCACTGCTCGAGCTGTACCGGGGCAAGACGATCGAGTTCGACCAGCCCGACCCGCTCGGCCCGCTCTCGATCAGCTGGACCGGCGACCCCAGGGACGAGACCGCCGACACCGTGACCATCGAGGAGGACTACGGGTGA
- the scpB gene encoding SMC-Scp complex subunit ScpB translates to MAEFTPEPLDDDEFRSALEAMLLIVDAPAPVELLADALQDKPARVERTLHEMAAELSARASGIDLRFVGDGWRFYTRSEYAPYVERMLLDGARSKLTRAALETLAVVAYRQPVTRTRVSAVRGVNVDGVMRTLLARGLIAEAGVDPETNGTQYCTTELFLERIGLASLSDLPPLAPLLPGVDLIDEINESLDTDPRYTRLKKSAETDLDLGTEED, encoded by the coding sequence GTGGCGGAGTTCACGCCCGAACCGCTGGATGACGATGAATTCCGGTCGGCGTTGGAGGCGATGCTGCTCATTGTGGACGCTCCAGCCCCGGTAGAACTGCTGGCCGACGCGTTGCAGGACAAACCGGCGCGGGTGGAGCGGACGCTGCACGAAATGGCGGCGGAACTGTCCGCGCGGGCCAGTGGCATCGATCTGCGTTTCGTGGGTGACGGGTGGCGCTTCTATACTCGCAGCGAGTACGCGCCGTATGTGGAACGGATGCTGCTCGACGGCGCCCGGTCGAAATTGACCAGGGCCGCTTTGGAAACATTGGCGGTGGTGGCATACCGCCAACCGGTGACCCGGACCAGGGTCAGCGCGGTGCGCGGCGTGAACGTCGACGGTGTGATGCGAACCCTGCTGGCTCGCGGATTGATCGCCGAGGCCGGGGTCGACCCGGAAACGAACGGCACGCAGTACTGCACGACCGAACTGTTCCTGGAGCGGATCGGACTCGCATCGCTGTCCGATCTGCCGCCACTGGCGCCCCTACTGCCGGGCGTCGACCTGATCGACGAGATCAACGAGAGCCTGGACACGGACCCCCGTTACACCAGGTTGAAGAAATCCGCCGAGACCGATTTGGATCTCGGTACCGAAGAAGACTGA